The DNA region TTATTGATCTTAACGGTGCCAAAGGCGATTTCAGCAACCAGAAATCCCTTTTCGAAATTATTAAGAAAACCGAAATGAGGGTACAGTACGGTGGCGGGATCCGTACAATTGAGCAGGTAACCAATCTACTTGACGCCGGAATCCACCGTGTTATTGTTGGCACCCAGGCCATTACCAACCCCGATTTTTTGCAACAGTTAAGCGAGGCTTTTGCCAAAAAAGACAATTACGCAAATCGAATTGTAATCGCTATTGATGTTTTGGACGAGGTAATTAAATACTCGGGCTGGATGGAAAGTTCGCCAATTAAATTAATGGATTACGTGGATAAGTGCCTTGCCTTAGGGTTCTTCCGTTTCTTATGTACAGATATCAGCAAAGACGGAAAGCTGGGCGGTGCTGCCATCGAATTGTATAAAAAACTGCTCGAACACTCTCCAATGATCAAATTGATTGCTTCAGGTGGTGTAAGTTCAATGGAAGACATTCATGAGCTGGCCAAATACCCGATTAGAAGCGTAGTTGTTGGAAAGGCAATTTACGAAGACAGAATTACCATCGAAGAGATTAAAGAGTGGAATTTGAGAGCTTTGAGCACTATATAGGGCAAAAAATTAACACGATCGTCATTGCGAGGCACGAAGCAATCTCACATCGGTCGTCACCCTGAATTTATTTCAGGGTCTTTATTTACATAAAAGATGCTGAAATAAATTCAGCATGACGAAAACACAAACAAATGTTATCAAAAAGAATAATCCCCTGTTTAGACGTTAAAGACGGTCGCACGGTAAAGGGCGTCAACTTTGTCGACTTACGCGATGCAGGCGACCCGGTAGAACTCGCCGCTCAATACGCGCAGCAAGGTGCCGATGAATTGGTGTTTTTAGACATTACAGCCACTCACGAACGACGCAAAACCATGGTAGAAATGGTGAAATCTGTAGCACGGCAGCTCAATATTCCCTTTACCATTGGCGGGGGACTTACAGAAATTGCCGACGCGGATGCCCTGTTAAATGCCGGCGCAGACAAAATCAGCATCAACTCCGCAGCGGTACGGAACCCCAAACTCATTGAAGAACTGGCAAACACGTTTGGCGTTCAGTTTGTAGTTTTAGCGGTCGACACTAAACACGTTGACGGCAAAAACAGGGTTCACTTAAACGGTGGGCGATTAATTACTGAACTTGAAACAGAAACCTGGATTAAGCAGGCCGAAAATTTAGGTGCAGGCGAAATTTTGCTCACCTCGATGGATCATGATGGCACAAAATCGGGTTTCGATTGTGAGCTACTCAGCAAAGTAAACCAGATGATTAACATCCCGATTATTGCTTCAGGTGGCGCAGGAAATATGACTCATTTTGCCGAGGTTTTCCAAAAAGCAAATGTCGATGCAGCTCTTGCGGCATCGGTTTTTCACTATGGCGAGATTCTGATTCCGGATTTGAAGCAGGAGCTTAAAAGACAGCAAATTCCAGTTAGAATATAAAACTTAACGCTGTCATCCTGACGAAGGAAGGATCTGCAAGCGATGAAACACCTGCCCGAGTTAGTCGGGGATGCTTCGTTCCTCAGCATGACAGCAAAAACAAATAAAATGACTATTGATGTTAGTACCCTTGATTGGGATAAAACGGCTGGCTTACTTCCAGTAATTATTCAGGACTATAAAACCCTGGAGGTTTTAATGCTCGGTTACATGAATGCTGAGGCGCTCGAAAAAACACAAACTGAAGGTAAGGTTACGTTCTTTTCACGCTCAAAAAACCGCCTTTGGACAAAAGGAGAAACCAGCAACAACTTCCTTTATGTAAAAGAACTTTTTGTTGATTGCGATAACGACACCGTTTTAATCAAGGCTGATGCGGTAGGCCCTACTTGCCATACAGGAAGTCGCAGCTGTTTTAAAACGGAGTTTAATCAAAACTTTATCTTCGAGCTTGAAAACATCATAAATGATAGATACGAAAATCCGGTTGAAGGTTCGTACATCAACAAAATGCGTGGCAAGGGCTTGAACAAAATTGCACAAAAAGTTGGTGAAGAAGGCGTTGAAACTGTAATTGCCGCACTTGCAGAAACGGAAGAAGAGTTAATTGGCGAGGCTTCAGATTTAGTTTTTCACCTGCTATTTTTATTGAAAGAGAAAGGACTATCCATACAAGATATTGCGAAAAATTTAGAGAAAAGGCATAAATAAGGTAGAAGGTAAAAGGTGTAAGGTATAGGGCGCTATCCCGAGCCTGAAGTTAGAGGCAGAGGGTCAAAGGCGTAAGTTAGAAGGCGCTATCCCGAACCAAAAACAAAGCGCTAAATCGCAATTTGTGCTACGTGCAAAAACCTTAGACCTTACACCTTCCGCCTTAAACCTCTATTTCCCTACACCTTTCACCTTAAACCTCCATTTCCCTCCACATTTCGCCTTAAACCTTAATAAACCATGCTTAAACACCTCAAAACCCTTTCTGGCCATCAAAATCCTATTTATGCGTTGGCAAATTCCGATCGCGATGAAACTTTTTTCAGTGCAGGGAATGACAAGGGCGTTGTAGAATGGTCGCTGGAAACGATGGCCTTTGTTAAGGTAATGATGCCCGTTCAAAGTTCGGTGTATTACCTGCATTATTACAACAACCAGCTTTTTGTTGGCGAACGCAGTGGGGCATTCAGTGTGTATGATTTTAATGCGCAAAAGGTAATCGAACGAATTAATGCACACACGAAACCCATTTTCAATATTCAGACGGTTAAAGGCAAAAATGAACTCTTAACTACTGGCGAAGATGGAACAGTTGCCGTGTGGTCGCTTAATGATTTTAAAGAAATATATCGCTTTCAGGCCGCTTATGATACCGTAAGGGCTATTGCAATCTCGCCCGATGAAACCGAAATCGCTTTTGGATGCAAAGACCACTTAATCAAGATTTACAACCTTAATGATTATAGCATCAAACAGAATTTAGACAGCCATTCATTACCGGTTACATCGTTAGCTTACCACCCGGAGGGCAAATACCTGATTTCTGGAAGCAGAGATGCGCAGCTGAAAATTTGGAGCCTACCTAATTACGAGCTTCTGCAAAATATTCCGGCGCATATGTTTACGGTTTATGATATCTCTTTTCACCCAACCCTACCCTATTTCGCAACCAGCAGTCAAGATAAAAGCATAAAAATTTGGGATGCCGAGAACTTTAAGCTGTATAAAATTTTAAGTTTAGAAAAAACAGGCATTGGCCATACACATTCCATCAATAAAATAATGTGGAGCAATGATGGTAAGTATTTAATTTCTACCGGCGATGACAGGCAGTTGATGATTTGGGAAATGGAGGGTTAGGGATTTTCGCGTTTCTTTTCAAGGTCAGCAACATCTGCAATATCAATTTTTCGTCCACTTGATTTCTTATTCTTTATCAATTCGTCCAAGCCAATATAGTTTACTTTCAAATCATCGTCGAGTTCTATTATCAACCTTTCAGAATAAGCTTCTTCAAATATTACTCCGTCTATGCTCGTCAAATATCGATTCTTAAAGGAGGAAAACCAATCTGATTAATTAAGTTTGGTTTCGAAAAGTCTGCTTTAGTAAAGCCAACTGAGGCAAATCCAAAGTCATTAATGACCATTACCATCTTAGATGCATTTTCTTCAGAGATATCAATCCAAACGTCCAAGTCTCCTGTATATCTTGGTTTTCCGTGAAATGCCATAGCATAACCCCCCACAATTAGATAATCTACCTCATATTGGTTAAGAAGCAATAAAAAATCTTCAAAATCATTGGAGAGAATCATTTCCGGATAATAGCTTTTTTAAACTTTGTTTTATCCATTCTTTGTCCAGGCTTTAAAGTTTGATTTATCAGAAAAGTAACCGCTGAAATTCTTTCCTGTGGAGACTTAGTTAGCCAATAATTCAAGTTTTCATATGCCTCATCATGTTCCAGCATATTAAATTTATTCATCACCATGGCCATTTTCCTAACTTTTTGCTCCATAATTTTCAAAATTAATATGAGCAAATATAATGAAAAATAGTAGTTTTTTTTTTTAGGCACAAGTGCACTCAAAACAGTGCTGGCCGAGATTTC from Pedobacter endophyticus includes:
- the hisA gene encoding 1-(5-phosphoribosyl)-5-[(5-phosphoribosylamino)methylideneamino]imidazole-4-carboxamide isomerase; protein product: MYIIPAIDILDGKVVRLREGDYNQKTEYDVSIADMIEKYRSNGTDFIHIIDLNGAKGDFSNQKSLFEIIKKTEMRVQYGGGIRTIEQVTNLLDAGIHRVIVGTQAITNPDFLQQLSEAFAKKDNYANRIVIAIDVLDEVIKYSGWMESSPIKLMDYVDKCLALGFFRFLCTDISKDGKLGGAAIELYKKLLEHSPMIKLIASGGVSSMEDIHELAKYPIRSVVVGKAIYEDRITIEEIKEWNLRALSTI
- the hisF gene encoding imidazole glycerol phosphate synthase subunit HisF yields the protein MLSKRIIPCLDVKDGRTVKGVNFVDLRDAGDPVELAAQYAQQGADELVFLDITATHERRKTMVEMVKSVARQLNIPFTIGGGLTEIADADALLNAGADKISINSAAVRNPKLIEELANTFGVQFVVLAVDTKHVDGKNRVHLNGGRLITELETETWIKQAENLGAGEILLTSMDHDGTKSGFDCELLSKVNQMINIPIIASGGAGNMTHFAEVFQKANVDAALAASVFHYGEILIPDLKQELKRQQIPVRI
- the hisIE gene encoding bifunctional phosphoribosyl-AMP cyclohydrolase/phosphoribosyl-ATP diphosphatase HisIE, producing the protein MTIDVSTLDWDKTAGLLPVIIQDYKTLEVLMLGYMNAEALEKTQTEGKVTFFSRSKNRLWTKGETSNNFLYVKELFVDCDNDTVLIKADAVGPTCHTGSRSCFKTEFNQNFIFELENIINDRYENPVEGSYINKMRGKGLNKIAQKVGEEGVETVIAALAETEEELIGEASDLVFHLLFLLKEKGLSIQDIAKNLEKRHK
- a CDS encoding WD40 repeat domain-containing protein, whose product is MLKHLKTLSGHQNPIYALANSDRDETFFSAGNDKGVVEWSLETMAFVKVMMPVQSSVYYLHYYNNQLFVGERSGAFSVYDFNAQKVIERINAHTKPIFNIQTVKGKNELLTTGEDGTVAVWSLNDFKEIYRFQAAYDTVRAIAISPDETEIAFGCKDHLIKIYNLNDYSIKQNLDSHSLPVTSLAYHPEGKYLISGSRDAQLKIWSLPNYELLQNIPAHMFTVYDISFHPTLPYFATSSQDKSIKIWDAENFKLYKILSLEKTGIGHTHSINKIMWSNDGKYLISTGDDRQLMIWEMEG